One part of the Halopenitus persicus genome encodes these proteins:
- a CDS encoding GNAT family N-acetyltransferase, which produces MYVRDAKNRDEAWLLDHIEAMGLDDMAFRSRDYVIAVDEESNERVGFGRLRIHKDDPELCELTGIGVLEPWRGQGVGAHVIERLVETADAEGFEAVYTLTDQPGYLERFGFEPVADEDLPDRLRERLSEKRSVVDESVVGLRIDVGAFDLPTGSREAFKNAAADGETDGDHEESPEDFGIDPDTATYKYDTGN; this is translated from the coding sequence ATGTACGTCCGTGATGCGAAAAACCGGGACGAAGCGTGGTTGCTCGACCACATCGAGGCGATGGGTCTCGACGATATGGCGTTTCGCTCGCGGGATTACGTCATCGCGGTCGACGAGGAATCGAACGAGCGCGTCGGGTTCGGCCGGCTTCGGATCCACAAGGACGACCCCGAGCTATGCGAGCTCACGGGCATCGGCGTCCTCGAGCCCTGGCGGGGACAGGGCGTCGGCGCACACGTCATCGAGCGGCTCGTCGAGACCGCGGACGCGGAGGGTTTCGAGGCCGTCTATACCCTGACCGACCAGCCCGGCTACCTCGAGCGGTTCGGCTTCGAGCCCGTGGCGGACGAGGACCTGCCCGACCGGCTTCGCGAGCGACTCTCGGAGAAGCGCTCGGTCGTCGACGAGTCGGTGGTCGGCCTCCGGATCGACGTCGGCGCCTTCGACCTCCCGACGGGGTCCCGGGAGGCCTTCAAGAACGCCGCGGCCGACGGGGAGACGGACGGGGACCACGAGGAGTCGCCCGAGGACTTCGGCATCGACCCCGACACGGCGACGTATAAGTACGACACCGGGAACTGA